The Herpetosiphonaceae bacterium nucleotide sequence CGTTCGATGTGGTGCAGGCCGAGAGCATCGAGATGGTGCAGTACGGCAGGCAGCGCCCGCGCTGCCGTCCGCTCTATGTCTATGATGCGTTCAATGCCGAGTTTGTCTTGCAGCGCCGTGCGTTCACTACCGATCTGCGGAGTCCGCGCAAGCTGCCCGCGGCGGGCTACTCGCTGATCCAGTGGCAGAAGCTCCGCTGGTACGAGTCGCGCGTGGGGCGGCGCTTCGGCGGCATGATGGCGGTGTCGAGCGACGACGCGGCGACCCTGGGCGCGCTCACGGCCACGCTGCCGATCGGCGTGGTGCCCAACGGCGTGGATACGGCCTTCTTTCGCCGCGATCCGCAGCCTGAGCCACAGGCAGAGTCGCCCTACACGCTCTTCACCGGCACGCTCGATTTTCGCCCGAATATCGACGCCGTGACGTGGTTTGCGCGGCAGGTCTTGCCGCTGATTCGTGCGCAGCAGCCCGATCTGCGCTTCGTGGTCGTCGGGCGCAACCCCACGACGGCGGTGCGCCAGCTGGCTCGATTGCCGGGCGTCGAGATCGTGGGCGAGGTGGCGGATGTGCGGCCCTGGTTCGAGCGCACGGCGGCGTATGTCGTGCCGATGCGTATCGGCGGCGGCGTGCGGCTCAA carries:
- a CDS encoding glycosyltransferase — its product is MKILYLAPAPPYPPHGGGQQRIYQFIQHTARDHEVWLLSLSPSAEATAAMEPLRDLCQVVTVSAPVRSGVDRLRTTLLSPLPDMALRGRSASYAAALAGLLKRVPFDVVQAESIEMVQYGRQRPRCRPLYVYDAFNAEFVLQRRAFTTDLRSPRKLPAAGYSLIQWQKLRWYESRVGRRFGGMMAVSSDDAATLGALTATLPIGVVPNGVDTAFFRRDPQPEPQAESPYTLFTGTLDFRPNIDAVTWFARQVLPLIRAQQPDLRFVVVGRNPTTAVRQLARLPGVEIVGEVADVRPWFERTAAYVVPMRIGGGVRLKLLEALSMEQPVVATHMGAEGVEGLQSGVHALLADRPAEFAAEVCRVVRDRELARRLGAAGRALVVERYDWLAIVPRMVSIWREWLERLEAQD